The following coding sequences are from one Leptospira mayottensis 200901116 window:
- a CDS encoding RNA methyltransferase: protein MYLRIGETFALNGDISFLEITSFSNEKLKHISNLKEKKHRETSGLFFIEGYREILRAQKSGKVRFQNVLYSPECFLGENEFSLIRSIGVKNIKVPKKVFEKISYRDRPDGLIATAHFFPIGLDFFERESDTFKKLKPILVIEGVEKPGNLGTILRTAEGAGFHTVIVADPKLDLFNPNVIRASTGTLFTLDVYLGEIETIYEILKKNHYRTLAVTPEAKKLYFDADLKGKIALVFGSEQYGLSSYARNYSDEYLSLPMFGEADSLNLAMSAGILMYEVIRQGSQT, encoded by the coding sequence TTGTATTTACGTATCGGAGAGACTTTCGCTTTGAACGGAGATATTTCATTTTTAGAGATCACAAGTTTTTCAAACGAGAAACTGAAACATATTTCCAATCTCAAAGAAAAAAAACATAGGGAAACTTCGGGGCTTTTTTTTATCGAAGGGTATCGTGAAATTCTCAGAGCGCAAAAATCAGGTAAGGTTCGATTTCAAAACGTACTCTATTCTCCCGAATGTTTCCTTGGTGAAAACGAATTTTCTCTCATCCGTTCGATCGGAGTCAAAAACATCAAAGTTCCGAAAAAGGTCTTCGAAAAAATTTCCTATAGAGATAGACCGGACGGACTTATCGCAACCGCGCATTTTTTTCCGATAGGACTGGATTTTTTCGAGAGAGAATCAGATACATTCAAAAAATTGAAACCTATTTTAGTTATTGAAGGCGTGGAAAAACCGGGAAATCTCGGGACGATCCTTCGAACCGCGGAAGGCGCGGGATTCCATACGGTAATCGTCGCCGACCCGAAACTGGATCTGTTCAATCCGAACGTGATCCGCGCTTCCACCGGAACCTTGTTCACTCTGGATGTTTATCTCGGAGAAATCGAAACGATCTACGAGATCTTGAAGAAAAATCATTATAGAACATTAGCCGTAACACCGGAGGCAAAAAAACTTTACTTTGACGCGGACCTCAAAGGAAAGATCGCCCTTGTCTTTGGATCGGAACAATACGGACTTTCTTCTTATGCAAGAAATTATTCCGACGAATATCTTTCTCTTCCGATGTTCGGGGAAGCGGATTCTCTTAATCTCGCAATGTCTGCAGGAATCTTAATGTACGAAGTGATTCGACAGGGTTCCCAAACGTGA
- a CDS encoding sugar kinase, whose translation MEIILYLLRSFSELEIDLVTVREKFLTTLSLSEEDSKNLERLRVRKKVVDVGMIQKDSLSIDIPATEENLKEFDLKKRYIQISEIDSCLDFETKLIISDSASLPFMVADKIKIPSLFIGNFTWDFIYSGYAKESPIFERTAKILYEEYYHATFGLLLPFACPAPSLADHKQIGLVGRRPYLNKEAAKEFFQLPKDKIHLLFSFGAYGVETSRFHWECFDSEKYTIVLSGTDFDFTQIPKKQRDGIIQLSGVHYPDLLTACDYVITKPGYGIMSESVYAKTPLLYTDRGNFPEVPYLRRSLNEEIPSAYISNEELFSFRFDPSIVNVLSWKGKPSSLFQRDGREDVKHAVSVFLKLI comes from the coding sequence ATGGAAATCATCCTCTACCTACTTCGTAGTTTTTCAGAATTGGAAATTGATCTTGTAACCGTTCGGGAAAAATTTTTAACCACACTTTCTCTTTCAGAAGAGGATTCCAAAAATCTTGAACGTCTACGCGTCCGCAAAAAAGTTGTGGACGTGGGAATGATCCAGAAAGATTCCCTTTCCATCGATATTCCCGCTACGGAAGAGAATCTCAAGGAATTCGATTTAAAAAAACGGTATATTCAAATTTCCGAAATCGATTCCTGTCTTGATTTCGAGACGAAACTGATCATATCGGATTCGGCTTCTCTTCCCTTTATGGTTGCGGATAAGATCAAAATTCCTTCGTTATTTATAGGAAATTTCACTTGGGATTTTATCTACTCCGGTTATGCAAAAGAATCCCCCATTTTTGAACGAACCGCAAAAATACTATACGAGGAATACTATCATGCTACGTTCGGGTTACTTCTTCCTTTCGCCTGTCCTGCGCCTTCCTTGGCGGATCATAAACAAATCGGACTTGTAGGAAGAAGACCCTACTTGAATAAAGAGGCCGCAAAGGAATTCTTCCAACTTCCCAAAGATAAAATTCATCTTCTGTTTTCGTTCGGCGCGTACGGTGTGGAAACTTCCAGGTTTCACTGGGAGTGTTTTGATTCGGAAAAATATACGATCGTTCTTTCGGGAACTGATTTCGATTTTACACAAATTCCTAAAAAACAAAGAGATGGAATCATCCAACTTTCTGGAGTTCACTACCCGGATCTTTTAACCGCTTGCGATTACGTGATCACCAAACCGGGCTACGGAATCATGAGTGAATCCGTTTATGCGAAAACTCCTCTTCTTTACACGGATCGCGGAAACTTTCCCGAGGTTCCTTATCTTCGCAGAAGTTTGAACGAAGAAATTCCCTCCGCATATATCTCCAACGAAGAATTATTCTCGTTTCGATTCGATCCGTCGATCGTAAACGTTCTCTCTTGGAAGGGAAAGCCTTCGTCTCTTTTCCAAAGGGACGGAAGAGAAGATGTAAAACACGCAGTCTCTGTTTTTTTGAAGTTGATTTAG